A portion of the Fusobacterium nucleatum genome contains these proteins:
- a CDS encoding ExbD/TolR family protein, with product MSKYKKKRESAKLDLTPLIDVVFLLIIFFMVTTTFNNFGSVQIDLPSSTIQKTDKNKSIEIIIDKDGNYHISEDGKITQVQFADLDAYLKSVKEATVSADKNLKYQTIMDVITKIKENGVDNLGLTFYE from the coding sequence ATGAGCAAATATAAGAAGAAAAGAGAGTCAGCTAAATTAGATTTAACACCACTTATAGATGTTGTTTTTCTTTTAATTATATTTTTTATGGTAACTACAACATTTAATAATTTTGGTTCTGTTCAAATTGATTTACCTAGCTCTACTATTCAAAAAACCGATAAAAATAAAAGTATAGAAATTATAATTGATAAAGATGGAAATTATCATATTTCTGAAGATGGAAAGATTACCCAAGTACAATTTGCAGATTTAGATGCTTATCTAAAATCTGTAAAAGAAGCCACTGTTTCTGCTGATAAGAATTTGAAGTATCAAACTATTATGGATGTTATAACTAAAATAAAAGAAAATGGTGTAGATAATTTGGGCTTAACTTTCTATGAATAG
- a CDS encoding MotA/TolQ/ExbB proton channel family protein codes for MLHYLEVGGPILWVLVIISIGAFAVVLERIVFFARNEKNVGSNFKDEILLLVASKKLDEAIALCDTKKSCVASAVRKFLQKAPKGIDVQDYEFILKEVTNQEISPYERRLNLLASVMSISPMLGLLGTVTGMIRAFTNISKYGAGDAAIVADGIAEALLTTAAGLMIAIPVIVVYNYLNRRLEKMENEIDDVITNIINIFRR; via the coding sequence ATGTTACATTATTTAGAAGTTGGAGGACCAATCCTATGGGTGTTAGTTATAATTTCCATTGGAGCTTTTGCTGTTGTATTAGAAAGAATTGTATTTTTTGCAAGGAATGAAAAGAATGTAGGAAGTAATTTTAAAGATGAGATACTTTTATTAGTGGCTAGTAAAAAACTAGATGAGGCTATTGCTTTGTGTGATACTAAAAAAAGTTGTGTTGCATCTGCTGTTAGAAAGTTTTTACAAAAAGCCCCAAAGGGAATAGATGTTCAAGATTATGAGTTTATTTTAAAAGAAGTAACCAATCAAGAAATATCACCTTATGAAAGAAGATTAAATCTTTTAGCAAGTGTTATGAGTATTTCGCCAATGCTTGGGTTATTAGGAACAGTTACAGGTATGATTAGAGCATTTACAAATATTTCAAAATATGGTGCTGGGGATGCAGCTATTGTTGCAGATGGTATTGCTGAAGCTTTGTTGACAACAGCAGCTGGGCTTATGATAGCAATCCCAGTTATAGTTGTTTATAATTATTTAAATAGAAGATTAGAAAAAATGGAAAATGAAATAGATGATGTGATAACAAATATAATTAATATATTTAGGAGATAA
- a CDS encoding peptide ABC transporter substrate-binding protein, which produces MKIFKFLSIFILSCLLFACGEEKLEETEKVEQIFYTVMPKQEYKLNSQSYSGNERALLTQLFEGLTELKTEGVRLISVLSIEHSDDYKEWTFTLRDDLKWSDEEKITADTYLDSWLDSLENSKSDEIYRMFVIKGAEDFYNKKVDKSSVGLKIQDNKFIVSLNAPIKNFDEWVSNPIFYPIRKENINLSLDKKIVNGAFKVSSFNDDEIILERNENYWDSINTKLKEIKISLIEDGIMAYEMFPRNEIDYFGEPFYPMPFDRLNQVNTLPEKLVFPTTRYWYISIPNENKENFFDKTEIRKLIYAVSDPEFMGKVILENDSPAIFSHPHPSSDILNKAKEDFEKIKENSNFNFSETPYIAYFENNNLLEKKLLLSTVKEWIGQFKIPIRVTSNSDSAITFKIEKYLVGTNNINDLYYYINYKYGTNIKSDGEFLDNLPVIPLLQEYDTVLSHSNVRGLNLTPSGDIYLKYINMQ; this is translated from the coding sequence ATGAAAATTTTTAAATTCTTATCAATTTTTATACTAAGTTGTCTATTATTTGCTTGTGGAGAAGAAAAATTAGAAGAAACTGAAAAAGTTGAGCAAATCTTCTATACAGTTATGCCTAAACAAGAATATAAATTAAATTCTCAATCTTATTCTGGAAATGAAAGAGCATTATTGACTCAACTCTTTGAAGGTTTGACAGAACTTAAAACAGAAGGAGTTAGACTTATAAGTGTACTTAGTATAGAACATTCTGACGATTATAAAGAATGGACTTTTACTTTAAGAGATGATTTAAAATGGTCTGATGAAGAAAAAATAACTGCTGATACTTATTTAGATAGTTGGTTAGATAGCTTAGAAAATTCAAAGTCTGATGAAATTTATAGAATGTTTGTAATAAAAGGTGCAGAAGATTTTTATAATAAAAAGGTTGATAAAAGTTCTGTTGGTCTTAAAATTCAAGATAATAAATTTATAGTTAGTTTGAATGCTCCTATTAAAAATTTTGATGAATGGGTAAGTAATCCGATTTTTTATCCGATTAGAAAAGAAAATATAAATTTAAGTTTAGATAAAAAAATTGTTAATGGAGCTTTTAAAGTTTCTAGTTTTAATGATGATGAAATTATTTTAGAGAGAAATGAAAACTATTGGGATAGTATAAATACTAAATTAAAAGAAATTAAAATTTCACTTATAGAAGATGGAATAATGGCTTATGAAATGTTTCCTCGTAATGAAATAGACTATTTTGGAGAACCTTTTTATCCTATGCCTTTTGATAGATTAAATCAAGTGAATACTTTACCTGAAAAATTAGTTTTTCCAACAACTAGATATTGGTATATCTCTATTCCAAATGAAAATAAAGAAAATTTTTTTGATAAGACTGAAATTAGAAAACTTATATATGCTGTGAGTGATCCAGAATTTATGGGAAAGGTAATTTTAGAAAATGACTCTCCTGCTATTTTTTCTCATCCTCATCCAAGTTCTGATATATTAAACAAAGCTAAAGAAGATTTTGAAAAAATAAAAGAAAATTCTAATTTTAATTTTTCAGAAACTCCTTATATTGCTTATTTTGAAAATAATAATTTATTAGAAAAAAAATTACTTTTATCAACAGTAAAAGAATGGATAGGGCAATTTAAAATTCCTATAAGAGTTACTTCTAACTCTGATTCAGCTATAACTTTTAAAATAGAGAAATATCTAGTAGGAACAAATAATATAAATGATTTGTATTATTATATCAATTATAAATATGGTACTAATATAAAATCTGATGGAGAATTTTTAGATAATCTTCCAGTTATTCCACTTTTACAAGAATATGATACTGTCTTATCTCATTCAAATGTGAGAGGACTTAATTTAACTCCAAGTGGAGATATCTATTTAAAATATATAAATATGCAATAA
- a CDS encoding Nif3-like dinuclear metal center hexameric protein has product MKARDIINILEKKFPKINAEEWDNIGLLIGDYDKEVKKIQFSLDATLESIENAISEKVDMLITHHPIIFKAIKDITEQNILGKKIRNLIKNDINVYSIHTNLDSSIEGLNDYVLKKIGISEYKILDFDEEKNCGIGRIFKLNEEKNLKKFIEELKLKLKILNLRVISNDLNKKIKKVALINGSAMNYWKKAKKEKVDLFITGDVSYHDALDALENGLSVIDFGHYESEYFFYEILIEELKDNNLEFLVFNREPIFKFY; this is encoded by the coding sequence ATGAAAGCTAGAGATATTATAAATATTTTAGAAAAGAAATTTCCTAAAATAAATGCAGAAGAATGGGATAATATTGGACTTCTAATAGGAGATTATGATAAGGAAGTAAAAAAAATTCAATTTTCACTAGATGCAACATTGGAAAGCATTGAAAATGCTATTTCTGAAAAAGTAGATATGCTAATTACACATCATCCTATTATATTTAAAGCTATTAAAGATATAACCGAGCAAAATATTTTAGGAAAAAAAATTAGAAATTTAATAAAAAATGATATTAATGTTTATTCAATACATACAAATTTGGATTCAAGTATCGAAGGATTAAATGATTATGTTTTAAAAAAAATAGGAATTTCAGAATATAAGATCTTGGATTTTGATGAAGAGAAAAATTGTGGTATAGGAAGAATTTTTAAATTAAATGAAGAAAAAAATTTAAAAAAATTTATAGAAGAACTTAAACTAAAATTAAAAATTTTAAATCTAAGAGTTATAAGTAATGATTTAAATAAAAAAATTAAGAAAGTAGCTCTTATAAATGGTTCTGCTATGAATTATTGGAAAAAGGCTAAAAAGGAAAAGGTTGATTTATTTATAACAGGAGATGTCAGCTATCATGATGCTCTTGATGCTTTAGAGAATGGCTTAAGTGTAATTGACTTTGGGCATTATGAAAGTGAATATTTTTTCTATGAAATTTTAATAGAAGAATTAAAAGATAATAACTTAGAATTTTTAGTTTTTAATAGGGAACCAATATTTAAGTTTTATTGA
- a CDS encoding sigma-70 family RNA polymerase sigma factor has translation MKLLSLEKYLLKNSLDDEEFQKLVFEISEKLELEALSEDRKLTDEEIDYEYIDFLIAETLESLKDDVCTCGVEDCCGTRVEKNLKKVYEIALYMLRDGISYEDLTQEGIIGLIKAHELFEDDKDFKLYKDYYIAKEMFNYINNYANYRKSAFKDYAEHEIHKDSHLKVSLKDRDKSEELKKLEKENKEKHIEEMKHLEKRAETLFDYLNLKYRLSEREIAVLVLYYGLDGHKKKTFSQISEITKIDDDNLDKILKGAMFKLSNVDEKVEL, from the coding sequence TTGAAGCTCTTAAGTCTTGAAAAATATTTACTTAAAAATAGTTTAGATGATGAAGAATTTCAGAAACTTGTATTTGAAATTTCAGAAAAATTAGAGTTAGAAGCACTTTCAGAAGATAGAAAATTGACTGATGAGGAAATAGATTATGAATATATTGATTTTCTTATAGCTGAAACTCTTGAAAGTCTGAAAGATGATGTTTGTACTTGTGGAGTAGAAGATTGCTGTGGAACAAGAGTTGAGAAAAATCTAAAAAAGGTCTACGAAATAGCTCTTTATATGTTAAGAGATGGGATATCTTATGAGGATTTAACACAAGAAGGGATTATTGGATTGATTAAGGCACATGAACTTTTTGAAGATGACAAAGACTTTAAGTTATATAAAGACTACTATATAGCGAAAGAAATGTTTAATTATATAAATAATTATGCTAATTACAGAAAATCAGCTTTTAAAGATTATGCTGAACATGAAATTCATAAGGATAGCCATTTAAAAGTTTCTTTGAAAGATAGAGATAAGTCAGAAGAACTTAAAAAACTTGAAAAAGAAAATAAAGAAAAACATATTGAAGAAATGAAGCATTTAGAAAAAAGAGCTGAAACTTTATTTGATTATCTAAATTTAAAATACAGATTGAGTGAAAGAGAAATTGCTGTTTTAGTGTTGTATTATGGACTTGATGGACATAAGAAAAAAACTTTCTCTCAAATTTCTGAAATCACTAAAATAGATGATGATAATTTAGATAAGATTTTAAAGGGAGCTATGTTTAAATTATCAAATGTTGATGAAAAGGTTGAGCTATGA
- the rpoD gene encoding RNA polymerase sigma factor RpoD, giving the protein MKELIKNEKARALIKKAVEEGIITYEEINEELGDDFPAENIEQLINEMLEQGIKIVDEEQLDELGEDELREKELEDDYTDNEEHDDLLEDDSEDKIDENEDENDETEEHFTEFDDEFNPEYIEDVSEDELSNEKLLNLGNSAKVDEPIKMYLREIGQVPLLTHEEEIDYAKKAYEGDEEASKKLIESNLRLVVSIAKKHTNRGLKLLDLIQEGNIGLMKAVEKFEYTKGYKFSTYATWWIRQAITRAIADQGRTIRIPVHMIETINKIKKESRIYLQETGKDASPEILAERLGMEVDKIKAIQEMNQEPISLETPVGSEEDSELGDFVEDQKTTSPYEATNRAILREELDAVLKTLSPREEKVLRYRYGLDDSSPKTLEEVGKIFNVTRERIRQIEVKALRKLRHPSRKKKLEDFKVD; this is encoded by the coding sequence GTGAAAGAGCTAATAAAAAATGAAAAAGCTAGAGCTTTAATAAAAAAAGCAGTAGAAGAAGGGATTATAACTTATGAAGAAATTAATGAAGAATTAGGTGATGATTTTCCAGCTGAAAACATAGAACAACTTATTAATGAAATGCTTGAACAAGGAATTAAAATAGTTGATGAGGAACAATTAGATGAGTTAGGTGAAGATGAGTTAAGAGAAAAAGAATTAGAAGATGATTATACGGATAATGAAGAACATGATGATTTGTTGGAAGATGATTCAGAAGATAAGATAGATGAAAATGAAGATGAGAATGATGAAACAGAAGAACATTTTACAGAATTTGATGATGAATTTAATCCAGAGTACATAGAAGATGTAAGTGAAGATGAGTTAAGTAATGAAAAATTATTGAATTTAGGTAATAGTGCAAAAGTTGATGAACCTATAAAAATGTATCTAAGAGAAATAGGGCAAGTCCCTTTATTGACTCATGAAGAAGAAATAGACTATGCTAAAAAAGCCTATGAAGGTGATGAAGAAGCTAGTAAAAAACTTATAGAATCAAATTTAAGACTTGTTGTGAGTATTGCTAAAAAACATACAAACAGAGGGTTAAAACTTCTTGATTTAATACAAGAAGGGAACATAGGCCTTATGAAAGCTGTTGAGAAGTTTGAATATACAAAGGGATATAAATTTTCAACTTATGCTACTTGGTGGATAAGACAGGCTATAACAAGAGCAATAGCTGACCAAGGAAGAACAATAAGAATACCTGTTCATATGATAGAAACAATAAATAAAATTAAAAAAGAATCAAGAATATATCTACAAGAAACAGGAAAAGATGCTTCACCTGAAATTTTAGCTGAAAGACTTGGAATGGAAGTTGATAAGATAAAGGCAATCCAAGAAATGAATCAAGAACCAATATCCCTTGAAACTCCTGTTGGAAGCGAAGAAGATAGTGAATTAGGAGATTTTGTTGAAGACCAAAAAACAACAAGCCCTTATGAAGCTACAAATAGAGCGATTTTAAGAGAAGAACTGGATGCTGTTTTAAAAACATTGAGTCCAAGGGAAGAAAAAGTATTAAGATACAGATATGGACTTGATGATAGTTCTCCTAAGACATTAGAAGAAGTTGGTAAAATATTTAATGTTACTAGGGAAAGAATAAGACAAATTGAGGTAAAAGCCCTTAGAAAATTAAGACATCCTAGTAGAAAGAAAAAACTTGAAGATTTTAAGGTAGATTAG
- the dnaG gene encoding DNA primase produces MYFKQEDIDKLLDNLRIEEVVGEFIELKKVGSSYRGLCPFHADTNPSFFVTPEKKICKCFVCGSGGNAINFYSKIKNISYTEAIRELSQKYRINIKEYKNTNTNENYEKFYQIMEDSHNFFMEKIFSQDSRGALEYLSNRGLDTNLIKEHQLGYAPPKWSELYELLNAKGYSDEDLLALGLIKKSEEGRIYDAFRNRIIFPIFSPSGRIIAFGGRTLEKDTSVPKYINSPDTPIFKKGKNAYGIERAVNIKNKNYSILMEGYMDVLSANIYGFDTSIAPLGTALTEEQAQLIKRYSSNILLSFDMDKAGISATERASFILKSQGFNIRVLQFEESKDPDEFLKKNGREAFLKVVENSLEIFDFLYNLYSSEYDLNNNIIAKQNFVERFKDFFSNVDNDLEKEMYLKKLSEKIDISIDVLRKTLVEQNKKHVTRKDYLDENQEKIEKKEFKQANNLEMAIVKMLLRKPEYYNFFKKEKLESDIANKIFKFFNQKIKENLFFDSNIIMKEFKKYVEESNDFSQYEKNNELARIIMDYILIPNKIEEERENIELFKSYLRVKLKLRDKTKDNIAKKIEFGKLKKEIAKAKSVEEFIKVYNSFKYLF; encoded by the coding sequence ATGTACTTTAAACAAGAAGATATAGACAAGTTACTAGATAATTTAAGAATAGAAGAAGTAGTTGGAGAATTTATTGAATTAAAAAAAGTAGGTTCAAGTTATAGAGGATTATGCCCATTTCATGCAGATACTAATCCTTCTTTTTTCGTTACTCCCGAAAAAAAGATTTGTAAATGTTTTGTATGTGGTTCTGGTGGGAATGCTATAAACTTTTATTCAAAAATAAAAAATATTTCTTATACAGAAGCAATTAGAGAATTATCACAAAAATATAGAATTAATATAAAAGAATATAAGAACACCAATACAAATGAAAATTATGAAAAATTTTATCAAATTATGGAAGATAGTCATAATTTTTTTATGGAAAAAATATTTTCCCAAGATTCAAGAGGAGCTTTAGAGTATCTTTCAAACAGAGGTTTGGATACTAATTTAATCAAAGAACATCAACTTGGATATGCTCCTCCCAAATGGTCAGAACTTTATGAACTTCTAAATGCTAAAGGATATAGTGATGAAGATTTATTAGCTTTAGGACTTATTAAAAAAAGTGAAGAAGGAAGAATATATGATGCTTTTAGAAATAGAATAATTTTTCCAATTTTTTCACCAAGTGGGAGGATAATTGCTTTTGGAGGAAGAACCTTAGAAAAAGATACCTCAGTACCAAAGTATATAAATTCACCAGATACTCCAATTTTTAAAAAAGGAAAAAATGCCTATGGTATTGAAAGGGCTGTAAATATAAAAAATAAAAACTATTCTATACTAATGGAAGGTTATATGGATGTTCTCTCTGCTAATATTTATGGTTTTGATACAAGTATAGCACCACTAGGAACTGCTTTAACAGAAGAACAAGCTCAACTTATAAAAAGATATTCATCTAATATCTTATTATCCTTTGATATGGATAAGGCTGGGATATCTGCAACAGAAAGAGCAAGTTTTATACTAAAATCCCAAGGTTTTAATATAAGAGTTTTACAATTTGAAGAAAGTAAGGATCCTGATGAATTTTTAAAGAAAAATGGAAGAGAAGCTTTTTTAAAAGTAGTTGAAAATTCACTAGAAATTTTTGATTTTTTATATAATTTATATTCAAGTGAATATGATCTGAATAATAATATTATAGCAAAACAAAATTTTGTAGAAAGATTTAAAGATTTTTTTTCAAATGTAGATAATGATTTAGAAAAGGAAATGTATCTAAAGAAACTTTCAGAAAAAATAGATATTAGTATAGATGTTTTAAGAAAAACTCTTGTTGAACAAAATAAAAAACATGTTACAAGGAAAGATTATCTTGATGAAAATCAAGAAAAGATAGAAAAAAAAGAATTTAAACAAGCTAATAATTTAGAAATGGCAATAGTAAAGATGTTACTGAGAAAACCTGAATATTATAACTTTTTTAAAAAAGAGAAATTAGAAAGTGACATAGCCAATAAAATTTTTAAATTTTTTAATCAAAAAATAAAGGAAAATTTATTTTTTGATAGTAATATTATAATGAAAGAATTTAAAAAATATGTTGAAGAAAGTAATGATTTTTCTCAGTATGAAAAAAATAATGAATTAGCAAGAATAATAATGGATTATATTTTAATTCCAAATAAAATTGAAGAAGAAAGAGAAAATATAGAATTATTTAAAAGCTATCTTAGAGTAAAGTTAAAACTAAGAGATAAAACAAAAGATAATATTGCTAAGAAAATTGAATTTGGAAAATTAAAAAAAGAAATAGCAAAAGCTAAAAGTGTTGAAGAATTTATAAAAGTTTATAATTCATTTAAGTATCTTTTTTAA
- a CDS encoding SurA N-terminal domain-containing protein translates to MSIRKFRKKMKPFIIILTVVFILSLAYGGYESYRTSRANKKAQEAMLLNKDYIQKIEIERAKQDLSRTYSDRVDKELVDILAFNDVIDKNLTLHIAKDLKVKVPSSEVNKQYEELESSMGDKEQFRRMLQVRGLTKDSLKNQIEENLLMQKTREEFAKNINPNDEEINAYMALYSIPSDKREDAVNLYKTEKGTEAFREALLKARKEMKIKDLAPEYENLLEKTAYEEEGFTITNLDLARATANVMLGQKISKEDAEKQAKEMISRQIKMAKIAKEKGVKVNENLDSISQFQDYYVGLAEKVRDEVKPTDDELMKFFNANREKYSIPATADAKLVFISVKSAKEDDDLAKEKAEKLLSELTPENFTEKGKTLGNNQDIIYQDLGTFGTKAMVKEFEEALKDVPSNTVVNKVIKTKFGYHVALVKENNNNRQWGVEHILIVPYPSEKTVTEKLEKLNKIKADIEAGTLALNDKIDEDAIQSFDAKGITPDGIIPDFVYSPEIAKAVFSTELNKVGIINPNKATIIIFQKTKEVKAENANFDKSKEQVKSDYVNKKVAEYMSKLF, encoded by the coding sequence ATGTCAATAAGAAAATTTCGTAAAAAGATGAAACCTTTTATTATTATACTAACAGTTGTTTTTATCTTATCTTTAGCATATGGAGGATATGAAAGTTACAGAACAAGTAGAGCAAATAAAAAGGCACAAGAAGCTATGCTTTTAAATAAAGATTATATCCAAAAAATTGAAATAGAAAGAGCTAAACAAGATCTTTCAAGAACTTACTCAGATAGAGTTGACAAAGAATTGGTTGATATACTTGCCTTTAATGATGTTATAGATAAAAATTTAACTTTACATATTGCAAAAGATTTAAAGGTAAAAGTTCCTAGTTCAGAAGTTAATAAACAATATGAGGAACTTGAGTCATCTATGGGAGATAAAGAGCAATTTAGAAGAATGTTACAAGTTCGTGGACTTACAAAAGATTCTTTAAAGAATCAAATTGAAGAAAATTTATTAATGCAAAAAACTAGGGAAGAATTTGCTAAAAATATAAATCCTAATGATGAAGAAATAAATGCTTATATGGCTTTATATTCAATCCCATCTGATAAAAGAGAAGATGCAGTGAATTTATATAAAACAGAAAAGGGGACAGAAGCATTTAGAGAAGCTTTATTAAAAGCTAGAAAAGAAATGAAAATAAAAGACTTAGCTCCTGAATATGAAAATTTATTAGAAAAAACTGCTTATGAAGAAGAAGGATTTACTATAACTAATCTTGATTTGGCTAGAGCTACTGCGAATGTTATGTTAGGACAAAAGATTTCTAAGGAAGATGCTGAAAAACAAGCAAAAGAAATGATAAGTAGACAAATAAAGATGGCAAAAATAGCTAAAGAAAAAGGAGTAAAGGTTAATGAAAATTTAGATTCTATTTCTCAATTCCAAGATTATTATGTTGGATTAGCTGAAAAAGTTAGGGATGAAGTAAAACCTACTGATGATGAGTTAATGAAATTCTTTAATGCAAATAGAGAAAAATATAGTATTCCTGCAACAGCAGATGCAAAATTAGTGTTTATTAGTGTGAAATCTGCAAAAGAAGATGATGATTTAGCTAAGGAGAAAGCAGAAAAATTATTATCAGAATTAACTCCTGAAAATTTTACAGAAAAAGGAAAGACTTTAGGAAATAACCAAGATATAATTTATCAAGACTTAGGAACATTTGGTACAAAAGCAATGGTTAAAGAATTTGAAGAAGCTCTTAAAGATGTTCCTTCAAATACAGTAGTCAATAAAGTCATAAAAACAAAATTTGGTTATCATGTTGCTCTTGTAAAAGAAAATAACAATAATCGACAATGGGGAGTTGAACATATTTTAATAGTTCCTTATCCTTCTGAAAAAACTGTGACTGAGAAACTTGAAAAATTAAATAAAATCAAAGCTGATATAGAAGCAGGAACTTTGGCATTAAATGATAAAATTGATGAAGATGCAATTCAAAGTTTTGATGCTAAAGGGATAACACCTGATGGAATAATACCAGATTTTGTATATAGTCCTGAAATAGCAAAAGCAGTATTTAGTACAGAATTAAATAAGGTAGGAATAATTAATCCTAATAAAGCAACAATAATTATATTCCAAAAGACTAAGGAAGTAAAAGCAGAAAATGCTAATTTTGATAAGTCAAAAGAACAGGTAAAAAGTGATTATGTAAATAAAAAAGTTGCAGAATATATGTCAAAATTATTCTAA
- a CDS encoding sigma-54-dependent transcriptional regulator encodes MKNAILAISEKKEILKQIRKELAEKYEVITFNNLLDAIDMVRESDFDLILLDNALEGISVGEAKKKLTSIGKDFITVALVDEINEAETKELEKFGIFAYLLKPIKIEDLDAIILPSLNGLELIKENKRLEEKLSILEEDTDIIGQSAKIKDVRNLIEKIADSDLPVLIVGETGTGKDIIAKEIHRKSDRNKGKYAQVSCALYPGELIERELFGYERGAFLGANASKKGLLEEIDGGTIYIEDIAKMDIKVQSRFLKAIEYGEFKRVGGTKVRKSNVRFLVGTDIDLKQETEKGKFRKDLYHRLTALTIEVPPLRERKEDIPVLANYFLNKIVRILHKETPVISGEAMKFLMEYYYPGNIMELKNLIERMALLSKDKILDVEQLPLEIKTKSDIVENKTVVGVGPLKEILEQEIYSLEEVERVVIAIALQKTRWNKQETSKILGIGRTTLYEKIRKYGLDTK; translated from the coding sequence ATGAAAAATGCAATATTGGCAATTTCAGAAAAGAAGGAAATACTAAAACAAATAAGAAAAGAATTAGCAGAAAAATATGAAGTGATTACCTTCAATAATTTATTAGATGCGATAGATATGGTAAGAGAAAGTGATTTTGATTTAATACTACTAGACAATGCTTTGGAAGGAATCTCAGTAGGAGAAGCAAAGAAAAAATTAACAAGTATAGGAAAAGATTTTATAACAGTTGCTTTAGTAGATGAAATAAATGAAGCTGAAACAAAAGAATTGGAAAAATTTGGAATTTTTGCATATTTGTTAAAACCAATAAAAATTGAGGATTTAGATGCAATAATTTTACCTTCACTTAATGGTTTAGAATTAATAAAAGAAAACAAGAGGTTAGAAGAAAAATTAAGTATATTAGAAGAAGATACTGATATTATAGGACAATCAGCAAAAATAAAAGATGTTAGAAATCTTATAGAAAAAATAGCTGATAGTGATTTACCTGTTTTAATAGTAGGAGAAACTGGAACTGGTAAAGATATAATAGCAAAAGAAATTCATAGAAAAAGTGATAGAAATAAAGGAAAATATGCCCAAGTTAGTTGTGCATTGTATCCAGGAGAACTTATTGAAAGAGAATTATTTGGATATGAAAGAGGAGCTTTTTTAGGAGCTAATGCGAGTAAAAAAGGACTTTTAGAAGAAATTGATGGAGGAACAATATACATTGAAGATATAGCTAAAATGGATATTAAAGTTCAATCAAGATTTTTAAAAGCAATTGAATATGGAGAATTTAAAAGAGTTGGTGGAACAAAAGTTAGAAAATCTAATGTAAGATTTTTAGTTGGTACAGATATAGATTTGAAACAAGAAACTGAAAAAGGAAAATTCAGAAAAGATTTATACCATAGATTAACTGCATTAACTATAGAAGTTCCACCTTTAAGAGAAAGAAAAGAAGATATCCCTGTACTTGCTAACTATTTCCTAAATAAAATTGTTAGAATATTACATAAGGAAACTCCTGTTATTTCAGGGGAAGCTATGAAATTCTTAATGGAATACTACTATCCAGGAAATATAATGGAACTTAAAAATTTAATTGAAAGAATGGCATTATTATCTAAGGATAAAATTTTAGATGTAGAACAATTACCATTGGAAATTAAAACAAAATCTGACATAGTAGAAAATAAAACAGTTGTAGGGGTTGGACCATTAAAAGAAATACTAGAACAAGAAATTTATAGTTTAGAAGAAGTAGAAAGAGTTGTAATTGCAATTGCGTTACAAAAGACTAGATGGAATAAACAAGAAACTTCTAAGATTTTAGGTATAGGTAGAACAACTCTATATGAAAAAATAAGAAAATATGGTTTAGATACAAAGTAA